The DNA region GGAGAATCCATATGGGAAAGATACAGAAATCCGGTAAAACAGACAAAAACAAGTATCTGAAAAAATCCACACGCTTTCCCAAAGAGTCGGGCAGATATTTCAATAGAGAATTATCCTGGCTCAAATTCAATGAAAGGGTATTATATGAAGCGGAAAATACCGACAATCCTCTTCTTGAACGGGTAACATTTCTTGGGATCGTTGCTGGAAACCTGGACGAATTTTTTATGGTCAGGGTGCCTGCCTATCAGAAAGGTGCTACCTACTCGGCCGATGAATTCAGCGAAGTGATCGGGAGCAGCACGCAGCTCGAGATGATCTATTCCCGTGTGATCGTTCTGATGCGTCATATGGCGCAGGTCTGGAACAGTGATCTTTTGCCGAAACTTGCCGCCGAAGGGATATTTTTCATCCGGTATTCGGAATGTACCGATGAAGAGAAGAAAGCCTTCAAACAGGAGTTCGAAGCCGAGGAGTTCACCATTCTCCGCGGCGACCGGTTCTCAGATATCCATCACGACGAGTATCTTCGCGGATTTGCCATGCTGGTTCAGACAAACAAGGGCAGAGCAGTCATTCCGGTTCAGCGGATCATCGATGAGCGGGGGAGGATCGTTCCGGTCGGCGTGAGGAAAAATACCTTCATCTTCCGCGAAGATATCCTGAGAAAACACATCCCGTCTCTGTTTCCCGACGAGACCGTATATGCCGTAATGACGGTCCGTCTGACGCGTGATTCCGATCTGGACCTCAAAGGCGATGATGCCGATGATCTGATCAGCGCCATCATCGATGCACCGAAAACCCTGGCGAAACGGCTGCCGAGCAGACTTGAAACGCTCGATACGATGCCGTTTGGCTATATGGCCCCCCTGGTGGATGCCCTCTCGCTGGTTCCCGAACTGGTGTATGATATGGAGGCACCCCTTGGTCTCGCCGATCTGAAAGATTTCCCGGTCAAGCGTCCGGCCCTGAAGTTTCCAACCTATACGGCGTCACTTCCCTCCGGTCTTTCGGGAAAGATATTTTCCGCGATCGCCCGCAGGGACCGGTTCATGTTCACGCCGTACAACAGTTTCGACGGACTGATCCGTTTTATGAACGCGGCGGCGGAGGACCCCACGGTCATTAAGATCCAGATGACGTTGTATCGGCTGGGTTCAGAATCGCCGGTGATCGATGCTTTGCTGGCTGCGGCAAAAAATAAAAAAGATGTCACCGCCGTTGTCGAACTGAAAGCAAGTTTTGATGAAGAGACCAACTTCCGGTGGGCAACAAAACTCAAAGAAGGCGGGGTCAATGTCATTATGGGATACCCGGGTGTCAAAGTCCATGCAAAATGCTGTCTGGTGACCAGAATCGAAAACGGGCAGATCGTCAGATATGCCAACATCTCGACGGGAAACTACAACGCCAAGACCGCAAAGATCTACTCGGATATCTCGATCTTTACTGCAGACGAAGATATCTGTACCGATGCCGCAGCATTGTTTTCGATGTTTTCCGGCTCAGTTCCTGCCCCCGCATACCGGCGTCTCATCGTCAGTCCCCACTCGATGAACGCGCAGCTTATCGCAAAAATCATGCGTGAAGCAGAGGTTTCCGGAAAACAGGGCAGGATCATCATGAAGATGAATACTCTCACCGACAGGGAGATCATCAATGCGTTGTATGCAGCTTCGGAGATGGGAGTTCAGATCGATCTCGCGGTACGAGGGGTCTGCATGCTCAGGCCCGGCGTTCCCGGTCTGTCCGAAACGATACGCGTTATCTCCGTTGTCGGCCGGTTTCTGGAACACGCCAGATTCTATTACTTTGAAAACAGCGGCGATCCGGAATTGTATATCGGCAGTCCCGATATGATGCCGAGGAACCTGCACCGGCGTATCGAGATTCTCTGCCCGATCCTTGACAAACGGATAAAGAAGGTGTTCATACAAAAGCTCATCCCCGAGTTCATGTATGATTCGGTGAAGGGCCATACGCTCGACGCCTACGGCCGCTACCATCCGCCGGAACGAAAACCCGGCAATCTGAGTTCCCAGCAGAAGTTTATCGCCATGCAGAAGGTATGGAGATAACATCTTTCTTCACTTTTTCAGTTCCTGATGTTCAATTAATTCAATTACCTGAATTTTGAGATTTTGGGTCAAACTCTTGTATTTTAAGCATACCTTTATCATCTTTTTGTGCGATATTACTTCAATATGACAAGTGTAATTCTGATTGAGCAGGAGCTCAATCCAAATGCCTGGAAATTCCAGATCCTCAAAGCAGTCATTTTTGTTTTGTTTGGTATCTTCTGTCTGGTCTTTCCGTTCTCGTCTCTCAACCTGGGTGCCTACCTGGTAGCATTCATCCTGTTGTTTGTATCGATCGCTGCATTGTTCTCCGGGTTTGCCGCATTCGGCGAGCCGAAGACCACGTGGTGGATGATCGTGCTTGGTATCATCGGTATCATAATAGCCGCCTACTCCTTCCTGAACCCGGCGTTTATGATCACGTTCGGCACGATCTGTGTAGGAATCATCGCTCTTCTCTCGGGTCTGACCGATATCATCCTTGCATTCGGCAAGGGACTCTCCGCAGGTATCCGTGTTCTGACCTTCATTTTAGGAGTGATCACTCTTATTATCGGTCTGATCTTCCTCCTTAAGCCGGGAATCGGTGCCGAATTACTTATCCTCCTTGTGGGTATCTTCCTCATCCTCGGCGGCGTTGTCGCTTTGATCGAAGGAATCATGTTCAAAAAATTCATGTCCGAAGTGACGAACTGATTTCTTCTTTTTTTGTTTATTCGAGTTTGTCCAATTGTGGATTCAGTGACATGCATCATTCTCCATTTATCATATTTTGACCTTTTTGGGTGTACATCGGTTTCGTGTACGGGATTCTTTGGGTGGTACCACTCATCACACGAAATGCACGAAAACACTACGAAAGCACGAAAAGAGAAAAGTTCGTTGGATGGCTTCCATGTAATACCCTCCCCCGTCCCCCACGCAAACCTTCGGTTTGCTCGGCTAAGGGCGAGCCTGACGGCTCACCCCGCCCACACGAAATTTTCTAAAACCAACGAAATGCACGAAAAGGGGGACAGGGGCGGAAGAAAGGAGATCTTCTATTTTTCAAAAATAGGTGAGTGTATTGGAGTTTATGTCATTCAAAATAATACGGCAGCTCCCATCACCTGGAAGTAAGTACTGCTCTCTCTTTTATGTAACGATCAATATTGAGATATCGCCCGTCCAGGCAGGTCGGCAGAGTGATCCGCCAATTTGCCCTTCAACCAGCCCCCCCTTTTCGTGAATTTCGTTGATTTTCGATAGTTTAGTGTGGGCGGGGTGAGCCGTCAGGCTCGCCCTTAGCTGAGGCGGATCGACGGCGCAGCGGGAGATCTTAGCCGAGCAAGTCGATATACTTGCGAGAGAAGGGGGAAGATACTATAGGTATCCACCCTTTCTCATCTTTTTCTTTTTCGTGCTTTCGTAGTGTTTTCGTGCATTTCGTGTGATGAGTGGTACCACCCAAAGAATCCCGTACACGAAATCGATGTACAACAAAAACGGATTTGTCAATATAAAATTACTCTGTCCAACGGATCGACATATCGATTGTACAGACTATTTTTTTGAAAGACAGCGAGTACCAAACCTTTTATTATATCGGTGCAATAAAATCAGAGAAGAGCATTATGGCGGAAAATACCAAAAAAATAGCCGAGATCGCAGTTATTCTCGGTATCGACGAGCAAACCTGCCGGACGATCGCAAAAGAGTATGATGAGATCCTTCCCTGCAAAAAAATAGGGAAAGTCAACGTGTATGAGGACAATACCGTCGACCGTTTCAGAAAGATCGCCGACCTTCAGGCACAGGGACTCCCCAAAGAAGTGATCATCCCGGCGATCCGCGGAGGAAAATCCCTGCAGGAACGGGCCATCGAGGATATGAAAAAGATGGGGGTGGATATCTCTAACGAACCAAAAAAGGAAGCACCAAAACCCATTCCCCGTTCCGAGACGGAAGAAGAGTTGATCCTCGCCGTTCGATCCGCCGAGTCAAGCATTGCCGCAATGGAACACCGCCTCTCCGCCTTCCGGGAAAAATCCGCTGACGATACCGCCGCCATTCTGGATGCGGTGTCTTCTGTCTCTGCAGAAGTTGCCGAATTAAAAGCGCAGGTCCACACCCTCTGGGATCAGATCGCAGCCCTGGAAGAATTCCTTCGTGCTTCCCAGAACAAATCCTTCTGGAAACGCTGAACACCTCCGCAAATTTTTCCATACCTGGGATGGGATCTCATCGATTGCCCGGACACAAAATACCTAATCTCCACCGCACATATATGTACATATAATGCCTTCCCAGTGTGCCGTATGCAAAGGAAAAGGACTCTGCGGTCTTCCCAGCTGTCCGATAACCCGGCGATTCCACGCACTGAAAGACACGCGGCCCGTTTCTGAATACATGGGGGCGTCCCCCTCGGTTTTTGTCGGCAGCTACGGATACCCGCGGGTCGTCGGCGGGCCGCTTATGATCAACGATACCGACAACCCCCTTGACTGGGTCAGACAGGGTTTTTCCATCGACGATATCGTTTCGGTCCGTTCCAGAACGATACGCGGAGGTTCCGATCTGGATGTAAAGATCCCGGAAATCGGCAAGGTCCAGGAGATCGCCCTTTCGGCTAAACCGCTCGATGTGGAGGTAGCGTTTGAAAAACCGGTCTCGTTCGATATCAACTTTGACGGGACCGTAACACCGGTTGGCATGTCGGGTGCGATGAAAAAACTGGATGTCATCGACAATGCCTCGGTATCCCGGATCGTTGATAGGTGTACCTCCGACACCGATCTCAAGGCGACCGAAGCCGCACGGATAATGTTCGAAAACGGGACGGATGTTTACAAGATCACGAATCTTTTGACCGCCGGCCTTCTTGGGGTAAACCGCCGGGTGGTCCCTACCCGCTGGGCGATTACCGCCACGGATGACATGATCTCCACTTCGATCAAGCGCGAGGTCGTAAAAATGCCGCCCCTCCCCGAGTATCAGGTTTTCTGCGGGACACTGTATGGAAATACCATCTGTTTCATTCTCATCCCGTCAAACGACTGGAGATTCGAGATGCTCGAACGCTGGCAGAAGCATTCTCTCTGGTCAGGAGACGAGGAAACGATCGTTGTCGACGGAGAGAAGGGTCTAAACAAATCCAAATATTCTCCGATCGCCGGGGCCTATTATTCGGCAAGACTTGCCGTTCTCGAGTATCTGAAAAGTATCGGGAGGTGTGCACGCGTTCTGTGCATCCGGGACATTTCCGGTGAGTACTGGGCTCCGCTTGGAACCTGGGTCATCAGGGAAGCCGCCCACGAATCCCTTTCCCACCCCCCGGACAGGGTCGGCACACTCGGTGAGGCCGTGACTTCGGCTTCGCAAAAACTCGGGACCGGTTTTTGGATCCCGAAAATGGGCCTGCTTAAGGATATCAGACAGCAGAAGACGCTCTTCGAGTTCTAAGATGATCTCGTACATGAAATGTCCTGGGCAGGCAGCGTAAAGATAAATCTCTTAGACAACATTGTTAGATGTACGTAAGATCCGTATTCCCCTTTGGATGATATTTCGAGGTGCCGGATACGCAAGGTGAATCATGAAAGCAATTGTTTACGAATCAAACACTGGATTTACGCAGAAGTATGCGTTTATGCTGAGCGAAAAAACCGGGCTTCCGGCATATCTTCTGGAGAATGCAAAGAATGAACTCCATAAAGGAGATGAGATATTTTTCCTCGGATGGGTGTGTGCAGGAAAGATCAGCGGGTATGCGAAAGCCGCGAAAATCTATTCGGTAAAAGGCACGGCGGCCGTTGGGATCATGTTCCCGGATGAGACTACGATCCCCCAGCTGAGAGAGAACAACAAGATCAAAGACCTCCCGCTCTTTTTCCTGCGTGGAGGTGTCGCTCCCGAGAAACTGAGTGCTATCAAACGAAAGCTCCTGAACATGATCGCAAATACCGTGGAAAAAGCCGGACCGAAAAATGAAGGCGAGCGGGAAGTGATCGATGTTCTTCGAATCGGCGGAGACTTTGTGAGGCCGGAAAACCTGGATGAGATCGTTGCATTTATTCGGGGAAATTCCAACTAACTTTTTTCGAAATTTTTACGCGGGCTTGCAAGCTCCAAAAAGGTTCGTGAAAAATAGGATTGTATTTCAGGTCCGTTCCCCATCCAGAAACTCTGCCGGGACATTATGTTCGAAGGTTGCTCTTATATCCTGTGCCCGGAGATATTTCACCATAACATTCATCGTACAATCCTTCCACTCCGCATCCCACCACTGGCAGGCTTCCCGTATGCAGGTCTCCCGGATCAAAGGACAAAATCGCACATTACTCATAATCCATTACTTGTCACTGCAGGATTATAATGCCTTTCTTCTCTCCAGATACTCGGTAACGGCCCCGTTTCCCGCCTCGCGAAAAGCCCGGGCAACACCTGCCGGACCAAGTTTGATCCCGCCGAACAGTCTCGAGACGATCAGAACATGATTGGAGAGATTATTTCTCTCTAAAATCTCGGCAAGGACCCTTCCAGGAGATCCGACCTCGCCGTCCGCCCGGCTGTCGGCATACGTTCCGCAGACGACCGCATAACAGTGATGGGCGGCTTTTTTGTAGAGTTTTTCATGGATATCCCGAATAACTGAAACATCCTCCACTGAATCGATCTCGTAAAGATGTGCGTAAAACTTCGATTTCTTCTCATCCAGTCTGACGGCAGCAGCTTCGCGGACGCCCATCTATCGATCCCGCATCTCGCAGAGCGCAGTTCTGAACTCGTTCAGATACTCCTGCATGGAAAGGCTTCCTTCCGGAAACGGACAGTCGGCATCATAGAGTTTGTCGATCATGGGATTTGTCGGATAGATCTCGACGGGAATGCCGGTCTGCAGAACGGCCGCCTCCATCGCTTTTCGAAACAGACCGATACAGTAGGCTATTCTGTGTGTATAGGTATCCTTTGTTTTTTCCAGATAACCGGCGAGACGTGCCGTCTCGATTCTCAGAAAGTCGTCTTTGATCTTCTGATCTTTTACGTTTCCAAGCATGTAATGATAATGTGCGAACGGATACATCAGTTCAAGTTCGGCAGGAACCGTCCCGCATGTCCCGAAAATCACCACATGATACTTTGCCTTATCGGGAAATACTTCGTTGAATAATGCGTGAAACAGTTTATGGCTCGGACTCGTACTGTAGGGTTTTCGTACCGCACAAGGGATAAAAACCGCGATATCCCGCGGAGCAATATAATATTCATTAATGATGTACTGATATGCCTCCTCGAACTGCGGCAGATAAAACGGCGGATCTGTCAGATCCTCTGGATCCTCAGGCGGGCGCATGATTATTCCTTTACTTCGAACTCTGCGTCGATCACATTTGGATCAAGGGCTTTTGGACCAAGCGGGACAAAAATCCACATCAGAATGTAGATCAAAATACTTGGGACGGTCAGGTACGGGATGAACGTCAGAACTACCCAGATCAGCCTGACAAGCCACGTTGGGGCATTAATATATTCAGCAACCCCTCCGCAGACGCCGCCAAGAAGTTTGTCGGTCTGGGACCGATGAAATGTTTCGAGTACCATTACTCTATATGTTTTTTCTGGGAACCTATAAGGTTGCGCACATCGGGCAGCGTGGACTCTTTTTCACGGTAAAGATCTCCATCGTGTTTTCCGCCCCGTCGTAGAGGAGAAGTTTTCCGGCAAGCGTGCTGCCGGTCCCGGTGAGATACTTTACGACCTCTGCGGCTTCTATACTCCCGATCACTCCGGCACATGCCCCAAGCACCGGCGTTTTGGTCGTGGTTTTGGCATTCTGAAATATACAGGAGAGGCATGGGGTTTTTCCCGGGAGGACCAGGGTCGCCTGCCCGGTGAATCCGGCGACCGCTCCGTGCATCAGCGGGATATCTAAGTCCAGAGCCGCTTTGTTCAGCGTGAATCTCGCATCGAAATTATCCATACAGTCGACTATTATGTCGGCATCCTCTATCAGCCGGAGAACAGAAGTGTCATCGATTCTTTCCGAGAACGCCGTGACGCTGCACTCGGGATTGAGATGTTCAAGGGTTTTTTTCGCAGATTCCGCTTTGGAGGTCCCAATTCTTTCTTCGGTGTGGAGGATCTGCCGGTTCATATTCGAGAGTTCGATCACATCCATATCGCAGATTCGGATATTGCCGATCCCTGCCGCGGCAAGGTACATGGATGCGGGAGATCCAAGTCCCCCGGCACCGGCGATAAAAACGGTAGTATCCTCAAGTTTATCCTGCCCCATTTTTCCAAGAAGGGCTTCCTGTCTGGCATATCGTTCATTCATAAGAGAGCCCTCACGGTGTTCAGACATTCAAGAGCGTCGAGCCGTTTCTGGTCAACGGCATTATCTTTGATCCAGGACAAAAGCGTCTCTTTTGTCTCTGCGGAGATGTCTGCATCCTTGATGACCCGCCGGTATGTCCGGTCGGGATAATAGATCGCTTTGCATGCTTTGAGAAGCGATTTTTCCTCCTCGCCGGTGATAACACTCTTTTCAAATGCTTTGGAAAAACTCGCCCGCATGTTCACCATCGGTTCGGAGAGGGCGATACCCGTTTCCGTGTCATACACGAGACCGACTTCGTCATCGGCGATGATCTCCCCGGATTTGTACTGATGATAGATTTTGCCAACACCGATCATTCCAAGTGTATCCAGTTCGGAGGCACGTAGCGCCCCCATCGAGGAGGAGCCGTAGACTTTCACGCCGGATTTCATAACGCCGAGAAGTTCCCGGTGACCTACTGCCTCGTCCTGGAAAAAGACGCCGTCTATGATGACCATAATGTCCGCGTTTTCTGCCGCGGCGGCAGCTGCTCCGCGTTTTACCGGCGGTAAAAAGACCGCGTCCGGAAGAATTGATTTGGCGGCTGCCAGATCAAGACTGGGTCCGATGAAGACGACGACGTTCAATCTCCACACACCTCTTTCCTCTGCGTTCGTTGTCGATGGTATAACATTCAAGACCCGGGACCACTACGCGGACGACCGGGATTTTGAGTTCCGGATCGGTAAGATCGCAGACGATCACACGGTCAAGGCCGACGTCCGCGAGATTTTTCACGATCAGCTCGATGTCGGTTTTGAAATCTTTCGTTGCATTGTTCGGGATTTCGGATGCGGCCTGATATTCATCGCCTTTGAACCAGTAGGCATTCATCCGTTTGACCCGGTCGTATCCCATCATTTCGCGGAACTGGGCAAGCGTTGCGTCCTCACGTGCCCCGTGGATCTGGGTCGCTCTGCTCTGTGCGACTTCGGAGAGTGCCCTGATCATGGCGATCTCGGGGTTGGTGTGGGTCCCCATTCCTATCGTCAAAAGCCGGGAGTCTTTGAGTTCGATATCATCGGATACGGCGGCGATCGTCGGGATCCCGACGTCCGAGGTGATGTTTCGAAGTGTCACTTCGACTCCGGCGGCGGTGAATTTTGCGAGCATCTCCGCGGCTCTTGGCGGGAGGTCGGTGAGTTTTGGGCCGGTATTTCTGGTAGTTTCGACCAGTGACCATGCATCCCGCTCGATCACTTCGGTAAGTGCATAGAAGAGCGCCTCTTCCAGGGTGTTTCCTGATGCGATACCGTTGGAACTTGTTCGAAAGAGTGTCGGGTAGCTGAAAGGATTTGGATGAATGACGGCGCAAAGCGGAAGTTTGACCGCTTCATTATTGGTGATGTCCCACCCGTCGACCCAGGGGACTTCGAGATTGGGATCGGTTGTGTGGGGAAGGATGAGGTCCACGGGATCGACGGCGGTTTCGGTTCTCCGAAGATTGCTGTAGGAGATATTTGCGATATCCCGGGGTATTGCTTCGGCCGAGTATCGTTCGATCCCTTCCATGATCCCGGCGACTCTGGCTTCGGCCGGGGTCCCGCCTTTTCCGTTGTATACCGAGATTGCCCC from Methanocorpusculum labreanum Z includes:
- a CDS encoding PspC domain-containing protein, translating into MVLETFHRSQTDKLLGGVCGGVAEYINAPTWLVRLIWVVLTFIPYLTVPSILIYILMWIFVPLGPKALDPNVIDAEFEVKE
- a CDS encoding YigZ family protein; the protein is MGVREAAAVRLDEKKSKFYAHLYEIDSVEDVSVIRDIHEKLYKKAAHHCYAVVCGTYADSRADGEVGSPGRVLAEILERNNLSNHVLIVSRLFGGIKLGPAGVARAFREAGNGAVTEYLERRKAL
- a CDS encoding MerR family transcriptional regulator, with the translated sequence MAENTKKIAEIAVILGIDEQTCRTIAKEYDEILPCKKIGKVNVYEDNTVDRFRKIADLQAQGLPKEVIIPAIRGGKSLQERAIEDMKKMGVDISNEPKKEAPKPIPRSETEEELILAVRSAESSIAAMEHRLSAFREKSADDTAAILDAVSSVSAEVAELKAQVHTLWDQIAALEEFLRASQNKSFWKR
- a CDS encoding YcaO-related McrA-glycine thioamidation protein; the encoded protein is MIELQSSPKVYTGWTERSCTPDETLKRIEQFVPEAGITRVADITDLDRIGIPVYSCIRPTAADGAISVYNGKGGTPAEARVAGIMEGIERYSAEAIPRDIANISYSNLRRTETAVDPVDLILPHTTDPNLEVPWVDGWDITNNEAVKLPLCAVIHPNPFSYPTLFRTSSNGIASGNTLEEALFYALTEVIERDAWSLVETTRNTGPKLTDLPPRAAEMLAKFTAAGVEVTLRNITSDVGIPTIAAVSDDIELKDSRLLTIGMGTHTNPEIAMIRALSEVAQSRATQIHGAREDATLAQFREMMGYDRVKRMNAYWFKGDEYQAASEIPNNATKDFKTDIELIVKNLADVGLDRVIVCDLTDPELKIPVVRVVVPGLECYTIDNERRGKRCVEIERRRLHRTQS
- a CDS encoding HdeD family acid-resistance protein; translation: MTSVILIEQELNPNAWKFQILKAVIFVLFGIFCLVFPFSSLNLGAYLVAFILLFVSIAALFSGFAAFGEPKTTWWMIVLGIIGIIIAAYSFLNPAFMITFGTICVGIIALLSGLTDIILAFGKGLSAGIRVLTFILGVITLIIGLIFLLKPGIGAELLILLVGIFLILGGVVALIEGIMFKKFMSEVTN
- a CDS encoding HesA/MoeB/ThiF family protein is translated as MNERYARQEALLGKMGQDKLEDTTVFIAGAGGLGSPASMYLAAAGIGNIRICDMDVIELSNMNRQILHTEERIGTSKAESAKKTLEHLNPECSVTAFSERIDDTSVLRLIEDADIIVDCMDNFDARFTLNKAALDLDIPLMHGAVAGFTGQATLVLPGKTPCLSCIFQNAKTTTKTPVLGACAGVIGSIEAAEVVKYLTGTGSTLAGKLLLYDGAENTMEIFTVKKSPRCPMCATL
- the ppk1 gene encoding polyphosphate kinase 1; this translates as MGKIQKSGKTDKNKYLKKSTRFPKESGRYFNRELSWLKFNERVLYEAENTDNPLLERVTFLGIVAGNLDEFFMVRVPAYQKGATYSADEFSEVIGSSTQLEMIYSRVIVLMRHMAQVWNSDLLPKLAAEGIFFIRYSECTDEEKKAFKQEFEAEEFTILRGDRFSDIHHDEYLRGFAMLVQTNKGRAVIPVQRIIDERGRIVPVGVRKNTFIFREDILRKHIPSLFPDETVYAVMTVRLTRDSDLDLKGDDADDLISAIIDAPKTLAKRLPSRLETLDTMPFGYMAPLVDALSLVPELVYDMEAPLGLADLKDFPVKRPALKFPTYTASLPSGLSGKIFSAIARRDRFMFTPYNSFDGLIRFMNAAAEDPTVIKIQMTLYRLGSESPVIDALLAAAKNKKDVTAVVELKASFDEETNFRWATKLKEGGVNVIMGYPGVKVHAKCCLVTRIENGQIVRYANISTGNYNAKTAKIYSDISIFTADEDICTDAAALFSMFSGSVPAPAYRRLIVSPHSMNAQLIAKIMREAEVSGKQGRIIMKMNTLTDREIINALYAASEMGVQIDLAVRGVCMLRPGVPGLSETIRVISVVGRFLEHARFYYFENSGDPELYIGSPDMMPRNLHRRIEILCPILDKRIKKVFIQKLIPEFMYDSVKGHTLDAYGRYHPPERKPGNLSSQQKFIAMQKVWR
- a CDS encoding TfuA-related McrA-glycine thioamidation protein; this translates as MWRLNVVVFIGPSLDLAAAKSILPDAVFLPPVKRGAAAAAAENADIMVIIDGVFFQDEAVGHRELLGVMKSGVKVYGSSSMGALRASELDTLGMIGVGKIYHQYKSGEIIADDEVGLVYDTETGIALSEPMVNMRASFSKAFEKSVITGEEEKSLLKACKAIYYPDRTYRRVIKDADISAETKETLLSWIKDNAVDQKRLDALECLNTVRALL
- a CDS encoding DUF5591 domain-containing protein, whose amino-acid sequence is MRPPEDPEDLTDPPFYLPQFEEAYQYIINEYYIAPRDIAVFIPCAVRKPYSTSPSHKLFHALFNEVFPDKAKYHVVIFGTCGTVPAELELMYPFAHYHYMLGNVKDQKIKDDFLRIETARLAGYLEKTKDTYTHRIAYCIGLFRKAMEAAVLQTGIPVEIYPTNPMIDKLYDADCPFPEGSLSMQEYLNEFRTALCEMRDR